The stretch of DNA CGCCGCCGAGCTCCTGGTCCACAAGGCGGCCTGGATGAAGGACCACGGGATGAAGACGACGAAGGAATCCTCGATGGCGAAGCTGTACGCCTCCGAGACCGGCGTCTACGTGGCCGACCGCGCGCTCCAGATCTTCGGCGGGTACGGTTACGTGAAGGACTTTCCCGTGGAGAAGTTCTACCGGGACGTGAAGCTGTGCACCATCGGGGAAGGGACGAGCGAGATCCAGCGGCTCGTCATCGCCCGAGAGATCCTCGGGCGGCTCTGAGTCGCGGCGCGCGGCGACCGATGGAAGAGAGCGCGGCGCGATCCGACCTCGTCCGGCGCCTGGCCGGCGGCGACCCGCGCGCGCTGGCCCGGGCGATCAGCCTCGCCGAGGAGTCCGCGCCGGCGGCCCCCGTCCTGTTGCGCGAGGCGTTCCCGCTCTCGGGCGGGGCGACGATCGTCGGGGTCACGGGGGCCCCCGGGGCGGGGAAGTCCAGCCTCGTCGACCGGCTCGTGGGTCGGCTCAGGGCCGCGGGGCGCCGGGTGGGCGTGATCGCCGTGGATCCCAGCAGCGCCTACTCGGGCGGAGCGATCCTCGGCGACCGGGTCCGCATGCAGGACCACGCGAACGACCCCGGCGTGTTCATCCGCTCCATGGCGACGCGCGGGCACCTCGGCGGCCTCTCTCGGACCGCGGGGGACGCCATCGATCTCATGGACGCCGCGGGCTTCGATCCGATCCTGGTGGAGACGGTGGGCGTCGGGCAGGACGAGGTGGAGATCGCCCGCGCCGCGGACGTGGTCGCCGTGGTTCTCGTCCCCGGAATGGGGGACGACATCCAGGCCATCAAGGCCGGGATCCTCGAGATCGCCGACGTCTTCGTGATCAACAAGGCCGACCGACCGGATGCCGACCGCCTCGACACCGAGCTGCGGACGATGATGTCCCTCGCCCCGGATGACGGCAGGCCGAGGCCTCCGATCTTCCGGACGATCGCGGTGCGGGACGAGGGGATCGACGATCTCCTCGCGGGGTTCCTTCGGTTCGTGGAGGGGCAGGGCCCCGCGAGGCGCGCCGTGCGGAGGCGCGAGCGCGCCGAGGCGCGGTTCCGGGCGATCCTGTACGAGAGGCTGGTCGGGGGAGTGCTCGCCCGGGTCCTCCCCGGAGAGTCGTTCCGCGCCGCGGTGGACGAGATCGCGGAGCGCCGGACCGACCCGTACACCGCGGTGGAGCGGATCCTCTCGCGGGTGGAGGTGCGATGAGCCTCAGGCTCGATCACGTCGGGATCGCGGTCCGGAGCCTCGAAGACCGGCTGCGGTTCTGGAGCGGGGCGCTCGGGCTCGAGGTGGAGGGGATCGAGACGATCGAGAGCGAGGGGGTTCGCGTGGCGTTCCTCCGCGCCGGCGAAGCCCGTCTGGAGCTGATCGAGCCGCTCCGCGAGGACTCGCCGATCGGCCGCCATCTGGATAGGAGGGGCGAGGGGATCCACCACCTGACCCTCGAGGCGGACGATCTCGACGCGGCCGTCAAGGGCGCGGTGCGCGGCGGCGCGGAAGTGCTCGGTGGGGGCGCGCGCCCCGGTGCCGGCGGTCGGGAGGTGGCGTTCCTCCACCCGAGGTCGTGCGGCGGGGTTCTCGTCGAGGTCGCCTCCGCCTCGCGCCCGGCGGAGCCCGCGAGGCTCGGGCCGGGCCAGCCGGTGCTCCTCTACCTCAGGGACCCGCAGGAGAAGCTCTGGGGGGTGCTCCGGGGGCTCGACACGACCGGCATCACGATCGAGGGGGTCGACCTCGCGTCGTTCGATGACTGGGTCGTGCAGGTGGAGCGCGGTTCTTCCACCGCGGTGGGCCCGTCGCTGCTGTTCTTCCCGATGCAACGGGTGGAGCGGGTGCTCCTCGACCGTCCGAGCGGGGACCTGCCGTCGCTGGCCGACCGCTTCCGCAAGCGGACCGGTCGGTCCGTCCGCGACGTGCTGGGCTGATCGTCAGGCGGCGAACGGCACCACGCGATCGCGTCCTGCGCGCTTGGCCTGGTAGAGCGCCTGGTCGGCCCTGAGGAGGAGGCCTCGAAGGTCGCCGGAGTCGTGCTGCGGGAACGCCGCCACCCCGATGCTCGCCGTGGTCCGGAGCGTCGCCCCGTCCGCCTCGACGACGAGACGGGAGACCGCCTTCCGCAGACGCTCCGCGATGGTGCTGGCCCCGTCGAGATCCGTCTCGGGAAGGAGGAGGCAGAACTCGTCCCCGCCGTACCGGCACGCGAGATCCGCGGCGCGCAGGCGCGAGCGGATGGTGAGGCCGATCGCGCGCAGGTAGCGGTCGCCGTGCAGGTGCCCGTGCCGGTCGTTGATCTCCTTGAAGCCGTCCAGGTCCAGCATGAGCACCGCGA from Terriglobia bacterium encodes:
- the meaB gene encoding methylmalonyl Co-A mutase-associated GTPase MeaB translates to MEESAARSDLVRRLAGGDPRALARAISLAEESAPAAPVLLREAFPLSGGATIVGVTGAPGAGKSSLVDRLVGRLRAAGRRVGVIAVDPSSAYSGGAILGDRVRMQDHANDPGVFIRSMATRGHLGGLSRTAGDAIDLMDAAGFDPILVETVGVGQDEVEIARAADVVAVVLVPGMGDDIQAIKAGILEIADVFVINKADRPDADRLDTELRTMMSLAPDDGRPRPPIFRTIAVRDEGIDDLLAGFLRFVEGQGPARRAVRRRERAEARFRAILYERLVGGVLARVLPGESFRAAVDEIAERRTDPYTAVERILSRVEVR
- the mce gene encoding methylmalonyl-CoA epimerase; protein product: MSLRLDHVGIAVRSLEDRLRFWSGALGLEVEGIETIESEGVRVAFLRAGEARLELIEPLREDSPIGRHLDRRGEGIHHLTLEADDLDAAVKGAVRGGAEVLGGGARPGAGGREVAFLHPRSCGGVLVEVASASRPAEPARLGPGQPVLLYLRDPQEKLWGVLRGLDTTGITIEGVDLASFDDWVVQVERGSSTAVGPSLLFFPMQRVERVLLDRPSGDLPSLADRFRKRTGRSVRDVLG